The following proteins come from a genomic window of Rutidosis leptorrhynchoides isolate AG116_Rl617_1_P2 chromosome 10, CSIRO_AGI_Rlap_v1, whole genome shotgun sequence:
- the LOC139870867 gene encoding uncharacterized protein, which yields MADYLAELSRELEVINERTALKPEHDEPWDLFTDGASCTEGAGAGLVLASSSGEEHTYALQFNFDVTNNEAEYEALLTGLNIAQKMNIVKLRAFTDSQLVANQFSGTFEAHDPSMQKYLQLLKEIAECFEHFKLAQVPRSQNKKADALS from the coding sequence ATGGCGGATTATCTTGCTGAACTGTCTAGAGAGTTGGAGGTGATTAACGAGCGAACCGCACTAAAACCTGAACACGACGAACcttgggatttatttactgatggtgcaTCGTGTacagaaggtgcaggtgcgggtttagttttggcAAGTTCAAGTGGTGAGGAGCATACTTACGCATTACAGTTTAATTTTGACgtgacaaacaatgaggcagagtatgaggcattgctTACAGGCTTAAATATTGCGCAAAAgatgaatattgttaagttgcgtgcattCACGGATTCGCAGCTAGTAGCAAATCAGTTTAGCGGAACTTTTGAAGCACATGATCCTTCTATGCAGAAGTACTTGCAGTTATTAAAGGAAATTGCAGAGTGTTTTGAACATTTTAAACTCGCGCAAGTGCCAAGAAGTCAAAACAAGAAAGCGGATGCTTTAAGCTAA
- the LOC139870868 gene encoding uncharacterized protein, giving the protein MVASVLEEQPNWMEPIVQYIRSNILPKDSREARLVRERAPMYIIQDDILYRKSYCGPMMRCVGPIEAEIIVEEVHNGTCALHSGYKTTAAKIMRIGYFWPSLYRDVAKIVKRWPFPAGPGNVKFLIVAIDYFTK; this is encoded by the exons ATGGTTGCATCTGTTTTAGAAGAACAGCCAAACTGGATGGAGCCAATCGTACAATATATCCGCAGTAATATTCTGCCAAAGGATAGTCGCGAAGCTCGTTTAGTGCGAGAGCGAGCGCCAATGTATATCATTcaagatgatatcttatatcgcaaatcatacTGCGGACCAATGATGCGATGTGTTGGCCCAATCGAGGCAGAAATTATTGTTGAAGAAGtacataatggtacttgtgcactgcattctGGTTACAAAACTACCGCAGCAAAAATTATGCGGATTGGATACTTTTGGCCATCCTTATACCGCGATGTAGCtaaaattgttaaacgct ggccatttcctgcagggcCCGGCAATGTTAAATTTCTCATCGTTGCAATCGATTATTTTACCAAATag